The Drosophila biarmipes strain raj3 chromosome 2L, RU_DBia_V1.1, whole genome shotgun sequence genome has a window encoding:
- the LOC108027945 gene encoding apolipoprotein D, which produces MSHHRSSSHLWLLISMVVGGVSLGKCQVPFPGKCPEVKLLDTFDAEAYMGVWYEYSAYPFAFEIGKKCIYANYSLIDNSTVSVVNAAINRFTGQASNVTGKAKVLGPGQLAVAFFPGQPLTKANYLVLGTDYESYAVVYSCTSVTPLANLKIVWILTRQREPSAETVAVAKKILEDNDISQAFLSNTIQKKCPQLNGNDTELSAEDALDVDDFVTTVVPNAIEKA; this is translated from the exons ATGAGTCACCACCGGTCGAG TTCGCACTTGTGGCTGCTTATCTCGATGGTCGTTGGTGGAGTTTCTCTGGGAAAGTGCCAAGTTCCCTTTCCCGGGAAGTGCCCAGAAGTCAAACTACTGGACACCTTCGATGCGGAGGCC TACATGGGTGTCTGGTACGAGTACTCAGCTTACCCATTTGCCTTTGAGATCGGCAAGAAATGCATATACGCCAACTACAGTCTCATTGACAATAGCACCGTGTCTGTGGTGAATGCAGCTATTAATCGATT CACTGGACAAGCCTCGAATGTAACTGGAAAGGCCAAGGTCCTCGGCCCAGGTCAATTGGCAGTGGCTTTTTTCCCAGGCC agCCACTCACGAAGGCCAACTACTTGGTATTGGGCACCGACTATGAGTCATATGCGGTTGTCTACAGCTGCACCAGTGTAACACCGTTGGCAAATCTCA AAATCGTTTGGATCCTAACTCGTCAGCGCGAACCTTCAGCGGAGACAGTTGCTGTGGCCAAGAAGATCCTGGAAGATAATGACATATCCCAGGCCTTCCTCAGCAATACGATCCAGAAGAAGTGTCCCCAATTGAATGGGAATGATACTGAACTATCCGCAGAGGATGCCCTTGATGTGGATGACTTTGTGACCACTGTGGTGCCCAATGCCATCGAGAAGGCATGA